In Pseudomonas asiatica, the following are encoded in one genomic region:
- a CDS encoding malto-oligosyltrehalose synthase encodes MKALTATLRLQFHSDFTLDHAVPLVPYFAQLGISHLYASPILKARAGSRHGYDVVDPTCVNPELGGEAALQRLVAALRQHGMGLILDTVSNHMAVGGADNPWWQSLLAWGRRSPYAEFFDIQWHSSDPLLAGQLLLPFLASDYGVALKNGEIPLEFDKHHGLLQVAHYQHRFPICPVDYGWILALSPEPALKALAERFTALNASATPLADALPLQAELARLAGEGADLESALVAFDSRSENGFKRLHLLLERQTYRLASWRTAADDINWRRFFDINELGGLRVERAVVFEATHAKLFELIERGLVDGLRIDHIDGLADPRGYCRKLRRRVDGLLARRPLNAALGHFPIYVEKILGANEHLHRDWLTDGTTGYEFMNQVSLLQHDPAGEAALTELWANVSERPDFPEEVRQARHLVLNASLAGDCESVAQALLQVARNDLMTRDLTLGAIRRALQALVAHYPVYRTYFNACGRPAEDEGFFQQALANARLDLGEADWPLLEHLQQWLGGQAWRRLPAGRARKQLRHACVRFQQLTAPSAAKAVEDTAFYRSARLLSRNDVGFDAERFSAPLEHFHNEAQRRLRDFPDNLLASATHDHKRGEDTRARLAVLSERGPWLASRMEHWRELATPLRTQLDDGPAPSPGDELMLLQTLLGSWPLDLDLHDDNTLGQYAERIRQWQQKALREAKLRSSWSAPNEAYESACARYIDGLLLDGENQQLRKSLADAAHLLACPGALNGLVQALLRMTTPGVPDLYQGNEYWDFSLVDPDNRRAVDYACRRRTLDDATPVAELLEHWRDGRLKQALIARVLDCRQAHAELFRRGAYLPLTVQGRHSDKVIAFARLGEGERAVIIAPRLASTLLAGAPIPLIPAQNWDDTRVNLPFALSPANSTGLFPSAAVSSCRELMLSAVLAEFPVNLLIQQS; translated from the coding sequence ATGAAAGCGCTGACCGCGACCCTGCGCCTGCAGTTTCACAGTGACTTCACCCTCGATCACGCCGTGCCGTTGGTGCCGTACTTCGCCCAGTTGGGCATCAGCCACCTGTATGCCTCGCCCATCCTCAAGGCCCGCGCCGGCTCGCGCCATGGCTACGACGTGGTCGACCCGACCTGCGTCAACCCCGAGCTGGGCGGCGAAGCGGCGCTGCAACGGCTGGTCGCCGCCCTGCGTCAGCACGGCATGGGGCTGATCCTCGACACGGTGTCCAACCACATGGCCGTGGGCGGTGCCGACAACCCGTGGTGGCAGAGCCTGCTGGCCTGGGGTCGGCGCAGCCCGTATGCAGAGTTCTTCGACATCCAGTGGCACTCCAGCGACCCACTGCTGGCCGGCCAGTTGCTGTTGCCGTTCCTCGCCAGCGACTATGGCGTGGCGCTGAAAAATGGCGAGATACCGCTCGAGTTCGACAAGCACCATGGGCTGCTGCAGGTCGCCCATTACCAACACCGCTTCCCGATCTGCCCGGTCGACTATGGCTGGATTCTCGCCCTCAGCCCGGAGCCGGCGCTCAAGGCCCTGGCCGAACGCTTCACCGCGTTGAACGCATCGGCCACGCCGCTGGCCGACGCCCTGCCCCTGCAAGCTGAACTGGCGCGCCTGGCGGGCGAAGGCGCTGACCTCGAATCGGCTCTGGTGGCGTTCGACAGCCGCAGCGAGAATGGCTTCAAGCGCCTGCACCTGCTGCTGGAACGCCAGACCTACCGCCTGGCCAGCTGGCGTACCGCCGCCGACGACATCAACTGGCGGCGCTTCTTCGACATCAACGAGCTGGGCGGCCTGCGGGTGGAACGCGCGGTGGTGTTCGAGGCCACCCACGCCAAGCTGTTCGAACTGATCGAGCGCGGCCTGGTGGACGGCCTGCGCATCGACCATATCGACGGCCTGGCCGACCCGCGCGGTTACTGCCGCAAGCTGCGCCGGCGGGTAGATGGCCTGCTGGCACGGCGGCCGTTGAACGCCGCCCTGGGGCATTTCCCGATCTACGTGGAGAAGATCCTCGGTGCCAACGAGCACCTGCACCGCGACTGGCTTACCGACGGCACTACCGGCTATGAATTCATGAACCAGGTTTCGCTGCTGCAGCACGACCCGGCGGGCGAAGCAGCGCTGACCGAGCTGTGGGCCAATGTGAGCGAACGCCCCGACTTCCCCGAAGAAGTGCGTCAGGCCCGCCACCTGGTACTCAATGCCAGCCTGGCCGGCGACTGCGAGTCGGTGGCCCAGGCACTGTTGCAGGTGGCGCGCAACGACCTGATGACCCGCGACCTGACCCTGGGCGCGATTCGCCGTGCCTTGCAGGCACTGGTGGCGCATTACCCGGTGTATCGCACCTACTTCAATGCCTGCGGGCGCCCGGCAGAAGACGAAGGGTTTTTCCAGCAGGCCCTGGCCAACGCCCGCCTCGACCTCGGCGAAGCCGACTGGCCACTGCTCGAGCACCTGCAACAATGGCTGGGCGGGCAAGCCTGGCGCCGCCTGCCAGCAGGCCGGGCGCGCAAGCAGCTGCGCCACGCCTGCGTGCGCTTCCAGCAACTGACCGCGCCCAGCGCCGCCAAGGCCGTGGAAGACACCGCCTTCTACCGCAGCGCGCGGCTGCTGTCGCGCAACGATGTGGGCTTCGACGCCGAGCGTTTCAGCGCCCCGCTCGAGCACTTCCACAACGAGGCCCAGCGGCGCCTGCGCGACTTCCCCGACAACCTGCTGGCAAGCGCCACCCATGACCACAAGCGCGGCGAAGACACCCGTGCGCGCCTGGCCGTGCTCAGCGAGCGCGGCCCGTGGCTGGCCAGCCGCATGGAACACTGGCGCGAACTGGCCACGCCATTGCGCACGCAACTGGATGACGGCCCGGCGCCCAGCCCCGGCGACGAGCTGATGCTGTTGCAGACGTTGCTGGGCAGCTGGCCGCTGGACCTCGACCTGCACGATGACAACACCCTTGGCCAGTACGCCGAACGCATTCGCCAGTGGCAGCAGAAAGCCCTGCGCGAGGCCAAGCTGCGCAGCAGCTGGAGCGCGCCGAACGAAGCCTACGAAAGCGCCTGTGCCCGCTACATCGATGGCCTGCTGCTGGACGGCGAGAACCAGCAGCTGCGCAAGTCGCTGGCCGACGCCGCGCACCTGCTGGCCTGCCCCGGTGCCCTCAACGGCCTGGTCCAGGCCCTGCTGCGCATGACCACGCCGGGCGTACCGGACCTGTACCAGGGCAACGAATACTGGGATTTCAGCCTGGTCGACCCGGATAACCGGCGCGCCGTGGACTACGCGTGCCGGCGTCGCACCCTGGACGATGCAACGCCGGTTGCCGAGCTGCTGGAACACTGGCGCGATGGCCGCCTCAAGCAGGCGCTGATCGCCCGGGTGCTGGACTGCCGCCAGGCCCATGCCGAGCTGTTCCGACGTGGCGCCTACCTGCCCCTGACCGTGCAGGGTCGGCATTCCGACAAGGTGATCGCGTTCGCTCGCCTTGGCGAGGGCGAACGGGCCGTCATCATCGCGCCACGCCTGGCCAGTACCCTGCTGGCAGGTGCACCGATACCCCTGATCCCGGCACAGAACTGGGACGACACCCGGGTAAACCTGCCGTTTGCCTTGTCGCCTGCCAACTCGACGGGACTTTTCCCCAGTGCTGCGGTCAGCTCTTGCAGGGAGCTGATGTTGAGCGCCGTGCTGGCGGAGTTTCCGGTCAACCTGCTGATACAACAATCTTGA
- the treZ gene encoding malto-oligosyltrehalose trehalohydrolase: protein MHRHGAHLLDATSARFALWAPDARSVSVELEQQPAIELLPDDDGWFTGVAPCQAGDRYHYRIDGALKVADPASRYQPDGVQGPSQVVNVASYAWRHPWQGRPWHEAVIQELHVGLLDGYAGVARQLPRLAELGISAVELMPLGQFPGERNWGYDGVLPYAPQNTYGSPEQLCALVDQAHGHGLMVLVDVVYNHFGPDGNYLHQYASPFFREDRQTPWGAAIDFRRPQVREFFIQNALMWLCDYRFDGLRLDAVHAIDQPDFLVELAQRVRAAVEPGRHVWLVLENEHNQAFLLEQGFDAQWNDDGHNALHVLLTGETEGYYTDYQQRPIDQLARCLAEGFVFQGQANRHGTPRGEPSAHLPPSAFVLFLQNHDQVGNRALGERLTRLCPPQALRAATGLLLLAPMIPLLFMGDDDGSCRPFLFFTDFHDQLADAVREGRRGEFAHFAAFADPEQRQRIPDPNAEQTFEASRPQAGEVIAGWHGLYQHLLELRRRHVIPHLPGSRALGAEVHGDKALTARWCLGNGTTLRIDLNLAATPQVVELPAPANRLFDSSDTRHPDTHLAAYSCVVSLLPPAQERP, encoded by the coding sequence ATGCACAGGCATGGCGCACACCTGCTGGACGCCACGTCGGCGCGCTTCGCCCTCTGGGCCCCGGATGCGCGCAGCGTGAGCGTGGAACTGGAGCAGCAGCCGGCCATCGAGCTGTTGCCCGACGATGATGGCTGGTTCACCGGCGTGGCCCCGTGCCAGGCCGGTGACCGTTACCACTACCGTATCGACGGTGCACTGAAGGTGGCCGACCCGGCCTCGCGCTATCAGCCCGATGGCGTGCAGGGGCCGAGTCAGGTGGTGAATGTGGCCAGCTATGCCTGGCGACACCCCTGGCAAGGCCGGCCCTGGCACGAGGCGGTCATACAGGAGCTGCATGTCGGCCTGCTCGACGGCTACGCCGGGGTCGCCCGGCAACTGCCGCGGCTGGCCGAACTGGGCATCAGTGCCGTCGAACTGATGCCGCTGGGGCAGTTCCCCGGCGAGCGCAACTGGGGTTACGACGGCGTGTTGCCCTATGCGCCGCAAAACACCTATGGCAGCCCCGAGCAGCTGTGTGCGCTGGTCGACCAGGCACATGGCCACGGGCTGATGGTGCTGGTCGATGTGGTGTACAACCACTTCGGCCCTGACGGCAATTACCTGCACCAGTACGCCAGCCCGTTCTTCCGCGAAGACCGGCAGACCCCCTGGGGCGCAGCCATCGACTTCCGTCGCCCGCAGGTGCGCGAGTTCTTCATCCAGAACGCCCTGATGTGGCTGTGCGACTACCGCTTTGACGGCCTGCGCCTGGATGCCGTGCACGCCATCGACCAGCCCGACTTTCTGGTCGAGCTGGCGCAAAGGGTACGCGCTGCGGTGGAACCGGGCCGCCACGTATGGCTGGTACTGGAGAACGAACACAACCAGGCCTTCCTGCTGGAGCAAGGCTTCGATGCCCAGTGGAACGACGACGGCCACAATGCCCTGCATGTGCTGCTGACCGGCGAAACCGAAGGCTACTACACCGACTACCAGCAGCGCCCCATCGACCAGCTGGCCCGCTGCCTTGCCGAAGGTTTCGTGTTCCAGGGCCAGGCCAACCGCCATGGCACGCCCCGCGGCGAGCCCAGCGCGCACCTGCCACCCAGCGCTTTCGTGCTGTTCCTGCAGAACCATGACCAGGTCGGCAACCGCGCCCTGGGCGAGCGCCTGACCCGTCTGTGCCCACCGCAGGCGCTGCGGGCGGCCACCGGGCTGTTGCTGCTGGCGCCGATGATTCCGCTGCTGTTCATGGGCGACGACGATGGCAGCTGCCGGCCGTTCCTGTTCTTCACCGACTTCCATGACCAGCTGGCCGACGCCGTGCGCGAAGGCCGGCGCGGCGAGTTCGCCCATTTCGCCGCCTTCGCCGACCCCGAGCAGCGCCAACGCATCCCCGACCCCAACGCCGAACAGACCTTCGAGGCCTCCCGCCCGCAAGCCGGGGAAGTGATCGCCGGCTGGCACGGCCTGTACCAGCACCTGCTCGAACTGCGCCGCCGCCATGTGATCCCGCACCTGCCCGGCAGCCGCGCGCTGGGTGCCGAAGTACACGGCGACAAGGCCCTGACCGCACGCTGGTGCCTGGGCAATGGCACCACCCTGCGCATCGACCTGAACCTGGCCGCCACCCCGCAGGTGGTCGAGTTGCCCGCGCCGGCCAACCGCCTGTTCGACAGCAGCGACACCCGGCACCCCGATACCCATCTGGCCGCATACAGCTGCGTGGTCAGCCTGCTTCCCCCTGCCCAGGAGCGCCCATGA
- the malQ gene encoding 4-alpha-glucanotransferase encodes MSETALHRLASRVGLSRDWIDANARPQRVSDEVLRNILEGLGHPANDDAAIAASLRAVDAAEDSEHLPPLLTADLGQPLALARYFSAASVAHCTLEDHSALTLSLDDQARLPGALPIGYHQVEIDSRRFTVAVAPLRCHSLEDRVQQPPPRCWGLAVQLYSLRRPGDGGYGDCLALEQLARAAAERGADALAISPIHALLAIDQTHYSPYSPSSRLLLNTLYASPAALLGEREVRVAIEACGLEQQLEDLEQGPLVDWPRAASARQRLLEALYQGFSQGDHPLRKDFDSFRKAGGQALEHHCRFEVLQAQAVEHGLGADWRHWPKAWHDPYHPEVEAFTNAYPAKVEFHAFCQWLTERGLQRAQEAARGNGMAVGLIADLAVGADGAGSQAWSRQDELLAGLKVGAPPDILNRAGQDWGICAFSPEGLKRNGYRAFIEMLRANLAHAGGLRIDHVMGLRRLWLIPQGAKPSEGAYLNYPLEDLLRLLALESVRHQAIILGEDLGTVPDGLREQLAAKAVLGMRVLPFEQTQPGHFKPILDWPDNALATTGTHDLAPLAGWLENRDIDWNHRLQLIDAATELHWRHERQKEHDGLRRTLEANYGTLPNNDALIDAAIRYVGHTRAPLVLVPLEDLLGCDEQPNLPGTTAGHPNWRRRFARPVRELLDDEDAARRLELLAQAREQAWERDR; translated from the coding sequence ATGAGCGAAACCGCCCTGCACCGTCTGGCGAGCCGCGTCGGGCTGAGCCGCGACTGGATCGACGCCAATGCCCGGCCCCAGCGTGTCAGCGACGAGGTACTGCGCAACATACTTGAAGGTCTTGGCCACCCTGCCAACGATGACGCCGCCATCGCCGCCAGCCTGCGCGCCGTGGACGCTGCCGAAGACAGTGAGCACCTGCCGCCGCTGCTGACCGCCGACCTAGGCCAGCCATTGGCACTGGCGCGCTACTTCAGCGCCGCCAGCGTTGCGCACTGCACACTGGAGGACCACAGCGCCCTCACCCTCAGCCTTGACGACCAGGCCCGCCTGCCCGGTGCGCTGCCCATCGGCTACCACCAGGTGGAAATCGACAGCCGCCGCTTCACCGTGGCCGTGGCCCCGCTGCGCTGCCACAGCCTTGAAGACCGGGTGCAACAGCCGCCACCGCGCTGCTGGGGCCTGGCGGTGCAGCTGTACAGCTTGCGCCGCCCCGGCGATGGCGGCTATGGCGACTGCCTGGCCTTGGAACAACTGGCCCGCGCGGCTGCCGAACGCGGCGCCGATGCCTTGGCCATCAGCCCGATCCACGCCCTGTTGGCCATCGACCAGACGCACTACAGCCCCTACTCGCCCTCCAGCCGCCTGCTGCTCAATACCCTGTACGCCAGCCCAGCCGCGCTGCTGGGCGAGCGGGAGGTGCGCGTGGCCATCGAAGCCTGCGGCCTGGAGCAACAGCTCGAAGACCTTGAGCAAGGCCCGCTGGTAGACTGGCCGCGTGCCGCCAGCGCCCGACAGCGCCTGCTCGAAGCCCTGTACCAGGGCTTCAGCCAGGGCGACCACCCGCTACGCAAGGACTTCGACAGCTTCCGCAAAGCCGGTGGCCAGGCGCTGGAACACCATTGCCGCTTCGAAGTGCTGCAGGCGCAAGCCGTGGAGCATGGCCTGGGCGCCGACTGGCGCCACTGGCCCAAGGCCTGGCACGACCCATACCACCCGGAAGTGGAGGCCTTCACCAACGCCTACCCGGCCAAGGTCGAGTTCCATGCCTTCTGCCAATGGCTGACCGAACGGGGCCTGCAACGCGCCCAGGAAGCAGCGCGCGGCAACGGCATGGCGGTCGGCCTGATCGCTGACCTGGCGGTGGGCGCCGACGGTGCCGGCAGCCAGGCCTGGAGCCGCCAGGACGAGCTGCTGGCAGGCCTGAAGGTGGGTGCACCGCCTGACATCCTCAACCGTGCCGGCCAGGACTGGGGCATCTGCGCCTTCTCGCCTGAAGGGCTCAAGCGCAACGGCTACCGCGCTTTCATCGAAATGCTCCGGGCCAACCTCGCCCACGCCGGCGGCCTGCGCATCGACCATGTCATGGGCCTGCGCCGGCTGTGGCTGATCCCGCAGGGGGCCAAGCCCAGCGAAGGCGCCTACCTCAACTACCCGCTGGAAGATCTGTTACGCCTGCTGGCCCTGGAGTCGGTGCGCCACCAGGCAATCATCCTCGGCGAAGACCTGGGCACCGTGCCGGACGGCCTGCGCGAGCAACTGGCGGCCAAGGCCGTGCTGGGCATGCGCGTGCTGCCCTTCGAGCAGACCCAGCCCGGCCATTTCAAGCCGATTCTCGACTGGCCGGATAACGCCCTGGCCACCACCGGCACCCATGACCTGGCGCCGCTGGCCGGCTGGCTGGAAAACCGCGACATCGACTGGAACCACCGCCTGCAACTGATCGATGCTGCCACCGAACTGCACTGGCGCCACGAGCGGCAGAAGGAGCACGATGGTTTGCGCCGCACCCTGGAGGCCAACTACGGCACGCTGCCGAACAACGACGCGCTGATCGACGCTGCCATCCGTTACGTTGGCCACACCCGCGCACCGCTGGTGCTGGTGCCGCTGGAAGACCTGCTGGGTTGCGACGAGCAACCCAACCTGCCGGGCACCACCGCCGGCCACCCCAACTGGCGCCGACGCTTTGCCCGGCCGGTACGTGAACTGCTCGACGACGAAGACGCTGCGCGGCGCCTGGAACTGCTGGCCCAGGCCCGCGAACAGGCTTGGGAGCGTGACCGATGA
- a CDS encoding DUF2934 domain-containing protein, giving the protein MMSVDEKRIREFAYQIWESEGKPVGQEDRHWDMARKLAEAEALAPKAAPRKRAPAKPKVAAEPVEKAVAVKKTRAVKKPAAG; this is encoded by the coding sequence ATGATGAGTGTTGATGAAAAACGTATCCGCGAATTTGCCTACCAGATCTGGGAGTCCGAGGGTAAGCCCGTTGGCCAGGAAGACCGCCATTGGGACATGGCTCGCAAGCTGGCCGAAGCCGAGGCACTGGCACCCAAGGCGGCGCCGCGCAAACGGGCCCCGGCCAAGCCCAAGGTAGCGGCTGAACCGGTCGAGAAGGCCGTGGCAGTGAAGAAAACCCGGGCGGTGAAAAAGCCGGCTGCCGGTTGA